The proteins below come from a single Cylindrospermopsis raciborskii Cr2010 genomic window:
- the fraD gene encoding septal junction protein FraD — MNFPLLKEIIQLFTFIKDLFLGIQKLLMPPRSFSWQTFIYLSIFSWGISYLATGIIKDIIAFTGWIFLFTGTAWYTTDSPVRVPGTFMPVGALLTGFIFSVFAFGHGENAITVRTIVLWPTIAAIITALPQFFTGDGISPKATLPKLEVRQKIILLLSWSMLISCWLQFNFVTDKWLKEYPSLSAQSFQRSNFVIKFEPKASKPEPGNVILNRIEPLILQQITNRPWSEVERWLLEANQQVGNLGKIMINKNLREFEEKGLWKIEPRVVNIKSGYRLDLLSIWQGPTDSKKGFYLRKSCYIEPIASEYTTDNKNVKAKIKCDRKTKFFRGSPPAQQ; from the coding sequence ATGAACTTTCCATTATTGAAAGAAATCATCCAGTTATTCACATTTATTAAAGATCTGTTTTTAGGCATTCAGAAACTATTAATGCCCCCCAGATCTTTTTCTTGGCAGACGTTTATATATCTAAGTATTTTCTCTTGGGGAATTTCATATCTAGCCACCGGTATAATCAAAGATATTATTGCTTTTACGGGTTGGATATTTTTATTCACCGGAACCGCTTGGTATACAACAGATTCTCCCGTAAGAGTCCCAGGAACTTTTATGCCTGTGGGTGCTTTGTTGACAGGATTTATATTTAGTGTATTTGCCTTTGGACATGGAGAAAACGCAATCACGGTCAGAACCATAGTTTTATGGCCCACAATTGCTGCCATAATTACAGCATTACCACAGTTTTTTACGGGGGATGGCATATCGCCAAAAGCAACTCTCCCTAAGTTGGAAGTCAGACAAAAAATCATTTTGCTGCTAAGTTGGTCAATGTTAATTAGTTGCTGGTTGCAATTTAACTTTGTCACAGATAAATGGTTAAAAGAATATCCCAGTTTATCTGCACAGAGTTTTCAACGCAGCAATTTTGTAATTAAATTTGAACCAAAAGCAAGCAAACCAGAACCGGGGAATGTAATTTTAAATAGAATTGAACCACTAATTCTACAGCAAATCACTAATAGACCTTGGTCAGAAGTAGAAAGGTGGCTATTGGAGGCTAATCAACAAGTGGGTAACTTAGGAAAAATAATGATTAATAAAAACCTGCGAGAATTTGAAGAGAAGGGACTATGGAAAATCGAACCTCGTGTGGTTAATATCAAATCAGGTTACCGATTAGATCTTCTCAGTATTTGGCAAGGACCGACTGATAGTAAAAAGGGGTTTTATTTACGCAAATCTTGTTACATTGAACCAATTGCTTCCGAGTACACCACCGATAATAAAAATGTGAAGGCAAAAATTAAATGCGATCGCAAAACGAAATTTTTTAGAGGTTCGCCACCAGCACAACAGTAG
- a CDS encoding ABC transporter permease: MNIITTLVIAKSLLQQVVRDRLLYILGFYAVILIPANQVIFQFAPATQDKIFLDAGLGIMNIIGLIVAVFIGTSTMNQEIEKRTILTILAKPISRGQLIISKYLGLCGVLLLLLTCMTIIYLGFLQFQKITYNPYTIILAVIFLFLQLSLITTVAITLGVFTSTLLATFLSIAIYLIGNTTTDLVNLVRAGENPFIVNIVTILYLTLPDLSRLDLKNDVVYGWEAIPDTITLFSNAGYGLTYSLMLLAIAIFIFSRKEF; encoded by the coding sequence ATGAACATTATTACAACCCTTGTTATAGCCAAAAGTCTACTCCAACAAGTAGTGAGAGATCGCCTTCTATATATCCTAGGTTTTTACGCAGTTATTCTTATCCCTGCTAACCAAGTGATTTTTCAATTTGCACCAGCAACCCAAGACAAAATCTTTTTGGATGCGGGTTTGGGAATAATGAACATTATCGGTTTGATTGTAGCAGTATTTATTGGTACTAGCACGATGAATCAGGAAATAGAAAAAAGGACAATCCTGACCATTCTTGCTAAACCAATTAGCCGTGGTCAATTGATTATCAGTAAATACTTAGGTTTATGTGGGGTATTGCTCTTACTTCTGACATGTATGACAATCATTTACCTAGGATTTTTGCAATTTCAGAAAATTACCTACAATCCATATACAATCATTTTAGCGGTGATATTCTTATTTTTACAGTTAAGTTTAATCACCACCGTTGCCATAACTTTGGGAGTATTCACTAGTACCTTACTAGCTACTTTCCTTTCAATTGCTATCTACTTAATAGGTAACACTACTACCGACCTAGTCAACCTGGTACGTGCGGGTGAAAACCCGTTTATTGTAAATATTGTTACTATTTTATATCTAACTCTGCCGGATTTGTCCCGCCTGGATCTAAAAAATGATGTCGTTTATGGATGGGAAGCCATACCTGACACTATCACCTTATTCAGTAATGCAGGTTATGGATTAACCTATAGTTTGATGCTATTGGCGATCGCCATTTTCATCTTTTCTCGAAAAGAATTTTAG
- the fraC gene encoding filament integrity protein FraC → MLDELSLPKVLPVGTIVFQTLFLLVAIPIESYILHRAIKFDKKTSVFYAMAINVLSTVLGWNIFFLLEPILPVKVKSELMSYVFFNTFQGNLKTNLFLIGFVIFLGTFLIETLFLKILMIILREGRNQLNLAEMTQREKSLAKQKLKMQNNNLITTILIANTISYTAISLLILARDFLKRS, encoded by the coding sequence ATGCTTGATGAATTATCACTACCCAAAGTCCTCCCGGTGGGTACTATTGTCTTTCAAACTTTATTTTTGCTGGTTGCTATTCCGATAGAGTCCTATATTCTCCACAGAGCAATCAAATTTGACAAAAAGACCAGTGTTTTTTACGCTATGGCGATCAACGTCCTCTCTACCGTTCTGGGTTGGAACATTTTTTTCTTGCTGGAACCAATCCTACCCGTCAAGGTGAAATCGGAACTGATGAGCTATGTATTCTTTAACACTTTTCAAGGTAATCTCAAAACTAATCTGTTTCTCATAGGGTTTGTGATTTTCCTGGGGACTTTTCTAATTGAGACCCTGTTTTTAAAAATACTAATGATTATTTTGCGTGAGGGTAGGAATCAGTTAAACTTGGCAGAAATGACCCAAAGAGAAAAGAGTCTGGCGAAACAAAAGCTGAAAATGCAAAATAATAACCTGATTACGACCATCCTCATAGCTAATACAATCAGCTATACCGCCATTAGCCTACTTATTTTAGCACGGGACTTTCTTAAAAGAAGTTAA
- the nblS gene encoding two-component system sensor histidine kinase NblS, translated as MLIVTIRNVINHWWYEFTLQTKLLAVATLVVSLFMSGLTFWAVNTIQQDEWLNDTRFGRDLGLLLASNVTPLVAEKNFTEVAQFSQRFYSSTSSVRYMLYADETGEIFFGIPFWDPQVESSLTIKQEMLPPEDYLDDEQKPIVRQHNTPDGLVTDVFIPLMANKRYLGMLAIGINPNPTAVISSNFTRDVTIAVFITIWVMVILAGVINALTITKPIKELLAGVKQIAAGNFKQRIDLPLGGELGELIFSFNDMAERLERYEEQNIEELTAEKAKLETLVSTIADGAVLIDNNMQVILVNPTARRIFAWEGTDVVGQNLLNYLPHSVQMEITRTLYEMASGERESAEFRILLVEPTKRTIRILLTTVLDSQRESIKGIAITVQDITREVELNEAKSQFISNISHELRTPLFNIKTYIETLHDYGDDLGAKERQEFLATVNHETDRLTRLVNDVLDLSKLESGRTYHFDGVDLAQALEQTLRTYQLNAKEKGINLVQELTPNLPLVIGNYDLLLQVFGNLIGNALKFTPAGGIVAIRAYRVDVNRSGHNSPLVRIEISDTGIGIAPEDQQAIFDRFFRVENRVHTLEGTGLGLSIVRNIMERHHSQVHLVSEVGVGTTFWFDLALFDEDKPTVNLTPLP; from the coding sequence ATGTTAATTGTAACAATTCGTAATGTGATTAATCATTGGTGGTATGAGTTTACTCTACAAACTAAGCTCCTAGCAGTTGCTACCTTAGTGGTTTCCCTATTTATGAGTGGATTAACCTTTTGGGCGGTTAATACAATTCAACAAGATGAATGGTTGAATGACACAAGATTTGGCAGAGACCTGGGACTGCTGTTAGCTTCTAACGTTACACCACTAGTTGCAGAAAAAAACTTCACAGAGGTGGCACAGTTTTCCCAGCGTTTTTACAGTAGCACATCTAGCGTGCGCTATATGCTGTATGCTGATGAAACGGGGGAAATCTTTTTTGGCATTCCCTTCTGGGATCCCCAGGTAGAAAGTTCCTTGACGATTAAACAAGAAATGCTACCACCAGAAGACTATCTTGATGATGAGCAAAAACCAATAGTTCGTCAACACAATACGCCTGATGGTTTGGTCACAGATGTATTTATCCCTTTGATGGCAAATAAGCGATATTTGGGTATGCTGGCCATTGGCATTAATCCCAATCCCACAGCGGTAATTTCCTCCAATTTTACCCGTGATGTAACTATTGCGGTTTTTATCACAATTTGGGTGATGGTAATTTTGGCAGGGGTGATTAATGCTTTGACCATTACCAAACCAATCAAGGAATTGCTAGCAGGGGTAAAGCAAATAGCAGCGGGAAATTTTAAACAGCGCATAGATTTACCCTTGGGAGGAGAATTAGGGGAACTAATTTTCAGCTTTAATGATATGGCCGAAAGACTAGAAAGGTATGAGGAACAAAATATAGAGGAATTAACTGCGGAAAAAGCTAAATTGGAAACTTTAGTTTCTACTATTGCTGATGGTGCAGTACTTATTGATAATAATATGCAGGTAATTTTGGTCAATCCCACGGCCAGACGTATTTTTGCCTGGGAAGGAACAGATGTGGTGGGTCAAAATCTTTTGAATTACCTACCACATAGTGTACAAATGGAAATAACTCGCACTTTGTATGAAATGGCCAGTGGTGAGCGTGAAAGTGCAGAATTTCGCATCCTCCTGGTAGAACCAACTAAACGTACCATCCGTATTCTTTTGACCACCGTTCTTGACTCCCAAAGAGAAAGCATTAAGGGTATTGCTATTACTGTGCAAGATATCACCCGAGAAGTGGAATTAAATGAAGCTAAAAGTCAATTTATTAGTAATATTTCCCATGAGTTGCGCACTCCCCTGTTTAATATTAAAACCTATATTGAGACTCTTCATGATTATGGTGATGACCTAGGTGCCAAAGAGCGTCAAGAATTTTTGGCAACTGTAAACCATGAAACTGATAGACTTACCCGCTTGGTTAATGATGTTTTGGACTTATCAAAACTAGAGTCTGGTCGAACCTATCATTTTGATGGTGTTGACTTAGCACAAGCATTAGAACAAACATTGAGAACTTATCAACTTAATGCTAAGGAAAAGGGTATTAACCTGGTTCAGGAACTAACACCTAATTTACCACTGGTAATAGGTAATTATGATTTATTGCTGCAAGTGTTTGGCAATTTAATCGGTAATGCTTTAAAATTCACACCAGCAGGAGGCATAGTAGCTATTCGTGCTTATAGGGTGGATGTAAATAGGTCTGGTCACAATTCTCCATTAGTTCGCATTGAGATTAGCGATACAGGTATAGGCATTGCTCCAGAAGACCAACAGGCAATTTTTGACCGCTTTTTCCGGGTGGAAAATCGAGTTCATACCCTAGAGGGTACTGGATTGGGTTTATCTATCGTTAGAAATATCATGGAAAGACACCATAGTCAAGTGCATTTGGTTAGTGAAGTTGGAGTAGGTACTACCTTTTGGTTTGATTTGGCTTTGTTTGATGAAGACAAACCCACGGTAAACCTAACTCCCCTCCCTTAA
- a CDS encoding cob(I)yrinic acid a,c-diamide adenosyltransferase, which produces MTRNGIGILTAQARSERLTGQIHVYDGAGKGKSQAALGVVLRSIGLGINTKSNCNRVLLLRFLKGPGRDYDEDGAIAALQRGFPHLIDQVRTGRAEYFGHDEITPFDRAEAARGWDVAKGALASDLYSVVVLDEINPVLDLGLLPVQEVVETLKSKPQELEIITTGRAAPQQLLDIADLHSEMKPHHHPQAAELLLDGIEIYTGSGKGKSTSALGKALKSIGRGINHPGSARVLIMQWLKGGTGYTEDAAIAALQQSYPDVVDHLRCGRDAIVWRNSRQHLDYVEAERGWEIAKTAIASGVYKTIILDELNPTVDLELLSVEPILQALLRKPKGTEIIITGRCQNQPAYFDLASIHSEVYCHKHYANQGVELKRGVDF; this is translated from the coding sequence ATGACAAGAAATGGAATCGGTATTCTGACAGCACAAGCACGGTCAGAACGACTGACAGGTCAAATTCACGTTTATGATGGTGCAGGAAAGGGTAAATCTCAAGCTGCTTTAGGGGTGGTTTTGCGCTCTATTGGCCTGGGTATCAATACCAAGAGCAATTGTAATCGCGTTTTGCTATTACGGTTTTTGAAAGGACCAGGAAGAGATTATGACGAGGATGGAGCGATCGCAGCTTTACAAAGGGGTTTCCCTCATTTGATTGACCAGGTGCGTACGGGTAGGGCTGAGTATTTCGGACATGATGAAATTACTCCCTTTGACCGAGCAGAAGCAGCAAGGGGTTGGGATGTGGCTAAGGGGGCTCTTGCTTCTGACCTTTATTCCGTGGTGGTTCTGGATGAAATTAACCCGGTTTTAGATTTGGGACTGCTCCCGGTTCAAGAGGTCGTAGAAACCTTAAAATCTAAACCTCAAGAACTGGAAATTATTACTACAGGTCGAGCAGCTCCACAACAATTACTGGATATTGCTGACCTGCACTCGGAAATGAAACCCCACCATCATCCTCAAGCAGCAGAATTACTCTTGGATGGTATAGAAATTTATACTGGTTCAGGAAAAGGTAAGTCTACTAGTGCCTTGGGTAAGGCTCTAAAATCAATCGGTAGGGGAATTAATCACCCCGGTTCCGCCCGTGTATTGATTATGCAATGGTTGAAAGGTGGTACTGGATATACTGAAGATGCAGCGATCGCCGCTTTACAGCAATCCTATCCCGATGTGGTAGATCACTTACGCTGTGGTCGGGATGCGATCGTGTGGCGCAATTCTCGACAACATTTGGACTATGTGGAAGCAGAACGAGGTTGGGAAATTGCCAAAACTGCGATCGCATCTGGGGTGTATAAAACTATCATTCTTGATGAACTAAATCCCACGGTTGACCTTGAGTTACTCTCCGTAGAGCCTATCCTACAAGCCCTATTGCGTAAACCTAAAGGTACGGAAATCATTATTACTGGGCGTTGTCAAAATCAACCAGCCTATTTTGATTTAGCCAGTATTCATTCTGAGGTTTATTGTCATAAGCATTACGCAAACCAGGGAGTAGAATTAAAAAGAGGGGTAGATTTTTAA